ATCTGGCAAAAGGTTGACGAGATTGAATTTCGGGAAGCGGAGCGCCTCCTGATTGGCATGGGAGGTGACGCAGTTGGAAGATAAAAACGCGGTTTTGATTGTTGACGACGATCCGGCGCTTCTTAAAATGGCGGGAGAAATCCTGAGGGGCAATTATGCGGTAAGCTGTGTGAAATCAGGGTATGAAGCGGTTGCCCTGCTGCAGACGGACTATAGGCCTGACATCATCCTGCTGGACATCGATATGCCCGGTCTGAGCGGCTTTGACACGCTGACCGCGTTGCGGGAAATAGAGGATGCGCAGGATATTCCCATTGTGTTTCTCACGGGAGTGACCAAAACAGAAGCGGAACTGAAGGGGCTGTCCTGCGGCGCGGTGGACTACATTACCAAGCCGTTTATCAAGGAAATCCTGTTGGCGCGGCTGAAGGTGCATCTGGAAAACGGCAAGCGGCTCCGTCAGCTTAGTATGGTGGAGAAAAACAGGCAGGAAATTCGGATCGACGAGGAAAAATTTGGACAGACATCAGCCGGTTTAAGTGATACAGAGAAGAAAATATTGCGGCTGATTGTGCTGGGCTACACCAATCAGGAAATAGGCGAGGCGCTCCACTATTCTTATAACTATGTAAAAAAAGTCGTCGGTACGATCTATGAGAAAAAGTACGTCAGCAAAAGAAGTGAATTGAAAAAACTATTTTTATAACAGTATTCCAGACAAAAGCCGGGAGAGTTCAAAGCCTCCGGTTTTTTTTTGCGCATTCTGCAAAAGAGGTAACTTTTAGGGTGTACTTGTTGGTTTTAAAAAATGTTATCTTGAACACAAGCGAAACGGAAAGGGTGATTTGTATGATTTGGCCAATCCGGGGGCCTGTTCCCGGCGTTTATTATGCTAACGCCCGGTTGATGCAGGTGGTATCCGACGAAGTGAGCGGCGACCTTCGGATACGGGCGGTTTTCGATGAACGGGAGGAACGGGAGCTTGTCTACGAAGGTATGTATTACAGCCAGCTTGATGAAAGCAGCGTAGGATTTGTGGTTACCCTTGCCGCCGAAATCACGCCGGCGCAGCTCATAGAGCCGGAGTACAGACAGGCAGCAGCCCGGCTCTATGACGATTGCGGGGCGGACGATGCCTTTCTAAGGGATATGCACAAACGGGGAAGCCGGTTATTTATCCACTATACGGACAAGGGCGGGTATCTTGTTCTGGCAAAGCGTTTGATTTGGGAAAAACAAGAAACAAGCCAGAAAGCTGGTGAAAACACAAACAGAACATCTTCCGGATGAGCAGGAAGTGTCAATGCGGCGAATCACAATGCTCCGATTATTCTAGCGGATGGCAGATTATCGGATCAAGTCACGAATTTTCTAAAGACCAAAAAACTGACGGTCGTTTGGATTTATTTGATTGCAATGGGTGTTTCTTAAGCAGAAATGCCTATTGCTACACAAGAAAATGATTGGAGACAAGATGAGTACGATAGTCAGGAAAATAAAATGGTTTTTCCTCGAATATGTTACATGGTGTTTTATATGGCCTTTTCTTTTGTTATGCAAATCTGAATTGAGAAACTATGATAATCTGCCCGCTGAACCCTATATTATGGCTTTTAATCATGTGAGTTATCTGGATTGGTTCATCATATATCCCTTCTTTAATAAAATTAAAGATAAAAGAATAATTTTCATTGGGAAAAAGAGACTTTTTGAACATCGCCTATTTAAACACTTTATGGAATATGCCAATGTTATTTGTGTTGACCAGGAAAAGGTGAATAAAGCGTTTCTTGTCCAGGTGAGGAAGATCTTAAAAGAAGGGAATATTTTAGGAATATTTCCGGAAGGAACGCGATCAGAGGATGGAAAGTTGCTTAAAGGGCAGTCGGGTATAACTCGTCTGGCGCTAATGAATAAGGTTCCGGTTGTTCCAGTGGGATTAAACGGATTTTATGATATCCTGCCTAAGGGCAAAAAGATACCAAGAATCCATAAGTTGGTGATTGATATCGGGGAACCGATCTA
This Desulfosporosinus orientis DSM 765 DNA region includes the following protein-coding sequences:
- a CDS encoding lysophospholipid acyltransferase family protein, giving the protein MRNYDNLPAEPYIMAFNHVSYLDWFIIYPFFNKIKDKRIIFIGKKRLFEHRLFKHFMEYANVICVDQEKVNKAFLVQVRKILKEGNILGIFPEGTRSEDGKLLKGQSGITRLALMNKVPVVPVGLNGFYDILPKGKKIPRIHKLVIDIGEPIYLDQYYGKKLAENEIESITRLIMTQIGQLTHQEYNY
- a CDS encoding response regulator, whose translation is MEDKNAVLIVDDDPALLKMAGEILRGNYAVSCVKSGYEAVALLQTDYRPDIILLDIDMPGLSGFDTLTALREIEDAQDIPIVFLTGVTKTEAELKGLSCGAVDYITKPFIKEILLARLKVHLENGKRLRQLSMVEKNRQEIRIDEEKFGQTSAGLSDTEKKILRLIVLGYTNQEIGEALHYSYNYVKKVVGTIYEKKYVSKRSELKKLFL